In Bacillus sp. S3, the sequence AGTTTTTAGAAGACATTGTCCCGTTTGGAGAGCATTTAGCTAAAGGGGTTGAACATAAGGAAATTGTTCAAGCCAGTATCCAGGCAGGAAGACAACTGCTTGGTGCGTTAGAGCATTTGAAGCAAGCGGAAGAGGAAACGCTGCTTACTTTAGCGAAAGATCTAGAGAAATTAACGATAAGACAAACAGAACTACACTATCAAAAAGACAATTTAGAGTATGCAAAAGCTCACAGAGAGGTATTGAACTGGGAAAAGAAATTAGTGGAAGAAAGGAAGTTGCATACTTCCTTACAAGATATCGTAGGGCAGAAACAGAAACAAAAAGAGCAGCTGGACTTTCAAGTTTTATTGAAAGAGTGGAGTGAAAACGAACAAAGTATTCGTACGCTTTCACAGCAAATGGCAATATTGGAGCAAAATAGCGGCTTAGATCAAGTGAACCAAAGAATGGATGAAATCAAACAAGAAGCTAGAAAGCAATGGGAGCATGCGTATCAATCCATTCAAGAAGCTGTTAAGCAGTATTTGGGGTATCAGAAGTTTTTAAAGAAAAAAGGTACGGAGCTTTCCGGGCTGGATAAACAAAAGATAAAAGACCTCGCACAGCTTAGTTCGGAAATTGATTTCCTATACACGCAAATTCATACCTATGAATCTAAGGAATCTGCACTGATCAAAGAATTTGGAGACCGCTTATCCTATGATTTTAAGGGGTTGATTGAGAGTTTTTCAAAGCAAATTGAAGATAAAAAGGCCAGATTAGGAGAGCTGCAAGCAAAGGATAAAGAGTCTCATGAAAAGCAAAATCAACTTGCCACTTCACATGGTACTCTCGTCCAATCGATTCAGTTTTCAGAAGAAAAATGTGAAGACTTAAAATTAGCAAACCAAAAACAAAAGGAAAAAGAAGCAAAACTGTCAGACAAGCTTCATGGTTTACTAGACATTGTCACGGCACCGTTTACTCACTCGCTTTTATCGAAATATAGCTTACAGATAGAAGAAATACTGCTTAATAACCGACAACAAGCTGAACAATTAAAAAAAGAACTTTGGGAAACACAACTGGACCATTCCTTAAATGATGAACCCTTCTGGATACCGAATAAAGATGTGAAGGAATTAAAGGAGTGGATCGATGAGAAGACGGGGATTGATGTATTTTATGGAACCCAGTTTCTCCAATCTTTAAGTACAGAGGAAATGGCAAACTGTCTAATAGCCTATCCGCTGCTTCCGTATGGGTTGATCGTCAGTCATCATCAATGGCAAAAGATTAATCAGCAGGTTCTTTCAGGAAGAATGTTCAAGAGTCCTGTACCGATTTTCATGCGGGAGGAAATGAATAACGAAAAGCAGCCATCATCCTTTGTGATCATTAATGGAACCGAAAAAGAGCTTTTAAGTGAGAAAAATCAATTCACCAACTGGAAAATTAAGATTTCTAAACAAATAGAAGAGAAGAAAGATGCACTCATAGAACTAGAAAAAACAGAAACCTCTTTGCGTAGAATTTTGAAAGAAATGGATCGTTTTTTATCAAGTGATCTTTCTAGTGATATTGAAAAAGCTGTCAATCAGGAACAAAACGCTCTTCTTTCTAAGAAAACACAGTTACAGGAAATCATCACACGAGAACAAAAGGAAAAAGATGCTCAGCTTGAGTTAAAAGAACAGCTAGAAAAAACAATAGGCAGAATAGAAAAGCTTACACAAAATGTAGAAAGATTAGAGGATTTTGATCAAGAAAAAACGCTTCATCAAGAAAATCTAAGGGTGAAAAGTGAGAAATTAAAAGTAAAGGAAGGTTTGATCGTTCAGCAGCAAGAAATCGAAAAAGAGCACCATACTATTGCTGACTTGCAAAACCAGTGGAGTCAAACCTATATAGAATGGAAGCTAGCAACCGAACAAAATATGAAGGAAATCAGATTGTTTATTGAAGATGCGGTTTTTCCTGCTAATGAAAAAGCGGAGATGTCTGAAGAGGTTCCGCGTTTATCACTACATTTATTAGAAGAGATCAACAATAGTATCGAAGCGCTAAAGCAGCTTCAAAAATCCAAAGAAGAACAAGCTAGAGAATTACTCGTTATTCAAGCAAAAAAAGAAACCGAACAAAAACAGCAAAAGAAATTAGAGAAAAAACTCCATACGCAAAACGAGGCGTGGAAGGACGCTGCGGCACCTGATGAACCTTTAAGTATATTAGAAAATATGCTTCAAACGGCACAGAAGGAAGCAAGGACTGCTGAAAAAGAAGAACGGGAGAAAGGAACGGCAGTAACCGTAGCAGAAACATCATTACAGCATGCGGCCGAACAGCGTGAAAAGGCAGGAAAGAAAATTGCAAAACATGAAAAACAACCGGAAGAATGGGAAGATCTCGACTTAGAAGTGAAGGCTGTAGAAATTAAAGATCAAACAAAAATAACCAAAGAGGAAGTAAAGCAGACTGAAAAACGCCAAAAAGAAACTGAAACAAAAATTGCGGGTTTTGAAGGGGATTTGTTAACCTTATCCGTTATTCTAAAAGAAGAAGCGGCAGCATTTACGAATCAGGATGTAGAAAAAATTAAAAGCCAAGGCAAAGCTTGTATCTTATCTTGGTGTGAAGAACATCAAAAGATTCAGGAAGAAGGCCAAGAGAAGCATGCGAAAATCGATCAGTCTCTACGTAATTTAAAGCTTACGATTGAAGGGAAAGAGTGGGAGATTCGTTTCAAAAATGAAGTATTAACAACACTTGACCATATGGATACTAGGCATTATTCGCATATCCAAACAATAGTTAATAATATGAAGCGTTTTTCCAAAAGTGGATTGGAACAATTAGAACGCGACAAAGAAAGGGCAGAAAAGGCGCAAAACTTCTGGGCCAGCCGTGCCAGCATGAAAGTAATGAGCATTTCAGAAGCGATTCGTTCCATGATTGCGAAAATGAAACTGAAAAATGAACGAGGATCCTTTCCGCTTGTCCAGCTCAAAGAGGATATCCTGCCAAAAATGGCTGAAGATATCGAACCGCTCTTGAAGCAGCATTTTGTGGCTGCTATTAACAAAATCACGAAACAATTTGATTTGATTGATGATCATAATCGAGCCTTAGATGAAGAAATAAAACAACTCATTAGTGATGAGCAAATTTTATTTGTATCCCTTCGAAATCGCTATCCAGAGCTTTTGGTTTATAATATGCGAACGGATAATGCCTTCATGTACGGGAAACCGCAAAGAGAGCATTATTCAACCTGGCAGACGATTAATCAAGGTTCCAAGACGAAATCTGATGGCAGCGGAGGACAAAAGCTATCGGCTCGAATGGTGATGATGATGATGTTATTATCGGTTAAGAGCGAAACAGATCAAAGCTGGGTTCCTTTGGTCTGTGATAATCCGTTTGGACAGGCAGCATCGGCACATGTCCTTGATCCGATCTTTGCCGTTGCTGAAAAACTGAAGTTTCAATTCATCGTCGTCACTCCGCCCGAACTGGTGAAAACAGAAATCAGTCAAAGATTTGCTGCCTATTATAAATTGGACTTCATACGTGAAAAAGGTAAAGAAATTGTAACGGACACAATTGTTCCGGCATTTCGGATTTACCAGGGAGAAGAAGTCGTTCAGGGAAGGTAAAACAATTTGATAACATAGTATGAAATAAGGGGTGTCCCGAAAGAAGGGGACACCCTAAAAGTTTTGTCCGATCCTATTTTACCTTTTGATTTGTTTATTAAATTTGATATAATTGTACAATATTTTCACATCATAAGGAGAAACATCATGAAGTTTTCTGGAAAGCAAGTGGTCTTTATTAGTTTTATGTTATTTTCTATGTTTTTCGGGGCTGGCAACCTGATTTTTCCACCATTCCTTGGTCAATCGGCAGGTGCGCATTTTTGGACAGCTCTAATCGGTTTTATAGTTTCTGCGGTAGGACTCCCTATTCTAGGTGTGATTTCCGTTGCGATGGCTGGAAGTTTTAATGATTTAAACCAAAGAGTTCATCCTGTTTTTGCTTTGGTTTTTCCATTTTTAATTTATATTGCAATCGGTCCGGGACTGGCCATACCTCGTGCAGGTAGTCTTGCCTTTGAAATGGGTGTAGCACCATTCTTGCCGGAAGCTTTGATGGAAAGTCCAGTTTCCTTGTTCATTTATAGCATCCTCTTTTTTGGACTTGTCACATGGTTATGTATGTATCCTTCCAAGCTAATTCACCTATTTGGAAAACTTTTGACCCCTATATTATTGGCTTTGATTGCTATCATTTTTATCAAGAGCCTAATTGATCCAATAGGTCCCCATGGAGCACCTAAAGGGAATTATCAGATAAGCCCGGTATTTCAAGGTTTTTTAGATGGTTATTTAACCATGGATGCATTGGCAGCACTCGCTTTTGGGATTGTGATTGCCAATACTTTGACCGCACAGGGTGTCCTGGATAATAAAAAAAGATCAGTTTATATGATGTACGCTGGTTTAGGTGCAGGTTTGTTACTTACGTTGATTTATCTTATTTTAGGCTATTTAGGTGCAGCAAGTTCTTCATTAGGACAAGCAGAAAATGGGGCCATCATTTTATCTAATGTTATGACATATCTTTTTGGACAAAGCGGTACGCTTCTTTTAGGGATAGTCTTTACTCTAGCCTGTTTCTGTGTATCTATAGGTTTAATTACCTCGTGCAGCCAATTTTTCTCCAATGCTCTGCCAAGAATCACATATAAAATGTGGGTCCTGATCGTAGCCGTTCTTAGTACTGCTATTGCCAATTTAGGATTAACACAAATCCTGCAAATTTCGGTACCCATCCTTGGCATGATCTACCCAATTGCCATCGTTCTTATTTTCTTAGGTCTATTCGATAATATTGTTAGGGGAAAACGATATATTTATATCAGTGTAATCGGATTTGTGGCCATTTTTAGTCTCTTGGATACAGTAAACAAGACATTTCTCGGAAATAAATGGAGCAATGCTTTTGGAATCCTTCCTTTTTATCATGAGGGAATTGGATGGATCATACCGGCGCTAATCGGTTTAATAGTTGGCTATCTTATGGGAATGTTTAAAGGAGATACTTCTTTTCCTGAAAAAACTGCATAGGGGAAGTAAAAATCTCACTAATCTTTGGGTTAGTGAGATTTTTTTGGAGAAATTTGGCCTTTGGTTATTAATTAATGGATTTGGATACTTTAATTAATGAAACGTTTTTTATGAGGACGGATTGAGGTGTGCAAAAATGAAGGCAGTTACTTATCAAGGACCTAAAAAGGTAGAAGTGAATCAAGTTGATGATGCAAAGATAGAGGACAATGAGGATATTATCGTTAGTATAACATCAACAGCCATTTGTGGGTCGGATTTACATTTATATCAAGGGAATTTCCCCTTGCCGCCAGGGTACATCATCGGCCATGAACCAATGGGGATTGTCGAAGAGGTTGGGCCGGGCGTAACGAAGGTAAAGAAAGGGGATCGTGTGGTCATTCCGTTCACTGTTTCGTGCGGACATTGCTTTTATTGCCAGCATGAAATGGAAAGCCAATGCGACAACTCTAACCCACACTATGATTCAGGTGGGTATTTTGGATACTCAGAGAAGTTTGGTAACCATCCAGGCGGGCAGGCAGAATATTTAAAAGTTCCATTTGGGAATTTTACCCCATTTGTTATTCCTGAGTCGTGTGATCTAGAGGATGAATCCCTGTTATTTTTATCCGATGTTTTGCCTACTGCTTATTGGAGCGTTGAAAATGCCGGTGTAAAAGCAGGCGATACTGTTATCGTACTCGGCTGCGGACCGATTGGCTTAATGGCTCAAAAATTCTCTTGGATGAAAGGGGCCAAACGAGTCATCGCGATTGATTATTTAGATTATCGGCTTGATCATGCAAAAAAAATGAATCAAGTTGAGATTTATGAATTTACAAAATACCCTGATATGGGTGAGCATTTGAAAGAAATTACCCATGGTGGTGCTGACGTAGTCATTGATTGTGTAGGGATGGATGGGAAAAAATCACCGCTGGAATTTTTGGAGCAAAAATTTAAACTCCAGGGCGGAACGCTAGGGCCCATTCAGATTTCAACAAAAGCCGTTAGAAAATACGGGACCGTTCAAATGACTGGCGTTTATGGCGGAAATTATAATGCTTTCCCACTAGGGGCCTTTTGGGTTCGAAATATTTCCC encodes:
- the brnQ gene encoding branched-chain amino acid transport system II carrier protein; translation: MKFSGKQVVFISFMLFSMFFGAGNLIFPPFLGQSAGAHFWTALIGFIVSAVGLPILGVISVAMAGSFNDLNQRVHPVFALVFPFLIYIAIGPGLAIPRAGSLAFEMGVAPFLPEALMESPVSLFIYSILFFGLVTWLCMYPSKLIHLFGKLLTPILLALIAIIFIKSLIDPIGPHGAPKGNYQISPVFQGFLDGYLTMDALAALAFGIVIANTLTAQGVLDNKKRSVYMMYAGLGAGLLLTLIYLILGYLGAASSSLGQAENGAIILSNVMTYLFGQSGTLLLGIVFTLACFCVSIGLITSCSQFFSNALPRITYKMWVLIVAVLSTAIANLGLTQILQISVPILGMIYPIAIVLIFLGLFDNIVRGKRYIYISVIGFVAIFSLLDTVNKTFLGNKWSNAFGILPFYHEGIGWIIPALIGLIVGYLMGMFKGDTSFPEKTA
- a CDS encoding zinc-dependent alcohol dehydrogenase, which gives rise to MKAVTYQGPKKVEVNQVDDAKIEDNEDIIVSITSTAICGSDLHLYQGNFPLPPGYIIGHEPMGIVEEVGPGVTKVKKGDRVVIPFTVSCGHCFYCQHEMESQCDNSNPHYDSGGYFGYSEKFGNHPGGQAEYLKVPFGNFTPFVIPESCDLEDESLLFLSDVLPTAYWSVENAGVKAGDTVIVLGCGPIGLMAQKFSWMKGAKRVIAIDYLDYRLDHAKKMNQVEIYEFTKYPDMGEHLKEITHGGADVVIDCVGMDGKKSPLEFLEQKFKLQGGTLGPIQISTKAVRKYGTVQMTGVYGGNYNAFPLGAFWVRNISLKMGQAPARHFMPGLFEKIMNNEFDPKEIITHKLSLEEAEHGYRIFNNHEENCIKVILKP